A single genomic interval of Gossypium raimondii isolate GPD5lz chromosome 11, ASM2569854v1, whole genome shotgun sequence harbors:
- the LOC105803910 gene encoding protein DETOXIFICATION 49 — MSDKGIAAYYSSTAPLLLNEGIDRVPQECVKDVSPEEQDSFQCQCQAWQPSLSKVVEEIKELYAIALPMIITGLLIYGKSAISMFFMGKLGKEALAGGSLSIGIANITGYSVISGLAMGMEAISSQACGAKQWPLMGQTLQRTIAILTIACLPISVLWLNIESILLFCGQDPVISSVASTYLAFSLPDLLFQSLINPLRIHLRTQNITLPLMLTAAFSLALHAPINYILVHHLRLGIQGIAVAVTITDLNLLVTLLLYLCFSGICDKTWQGWSLECFDEWKPILCLAIPCCLSVCLEWWWYELMIVLSGLFINAPEAVATMGILIQATSLTYIFPSSLSLAVSTRVGNELGANQPSTAKTSSTIALSCAVLSSFMAMSFMTTMRNAWGQIFTNDKAILSLTAMVMPVAGLCELGNCPQTTGCGVLRGSARPTLGANINLGSFYGVGLPIAVVMGFVMDIGLLGLWLGLLAAQVVCAIVMVIVVARTDWFVQAKRAEQLTGINALVEEDQSKIQGLISVMLVN, encoded by the exons TGATAGAGTACCTCAGGAATGTGTTAAGGATGTTTCACCAGAAGAGCAAGATTCCTTTCAGTGCCAGTGTCAAGCTTGGCAACCATCACTTTCAAAG GTTGTTGAAGAGATCAAGGAGCTTTATGCGATAGCCTTGCCTATGATAATTACTGGTCTTCTTATCTATGGAAAATCAGCAATATCGATGTTTTTTATGGGGAAATTGGGCAAGGAAGCACTGGCAGGAGGGTCTCTGTCTATTGGTATTGCTAACATTACAGGCTATTCTGTCATTTCTGGTCTTGCAATGGGGATGGAAGCTATTTCTTCTCAAGCCTGTGGAGCCAAACAATGGCCTCTTATGGGCCAAACCCTTCAACGCACCATAGCCATCCTTACAATTGCCTGTTTGCCCATTTCAGTTCTATGGCTAAACATTGAGTCCATCCTTCTCTTTTGTGGACAAGACCCAGTTATCTCCTCAGTTGCCTCTACTTATCTGGCATTCTCTCTCCCAGATCTACTCTTCCAATCTCTAATAAACCCTCTAAGAATTCACTTAAGAACCCAAAACATAACCCTCCCTCTTATGTTGACTGCAGCCTTTTCCCTTGCTTTGCATGCTCCTATCAACTACATCCTTGTCCACCATCTTCGCCTTGGCATTCAAGGTATAGCTGTGGCAGTCACCATAACAGATTTGAATTTGCTTGTTACCCTTTTGCTTTACCTATGCTTCTCTGGCATTTGTGACAAAACATGGCAAGGTTGGTCCCTGGAATGCTTCGATGAATGGAAGCCAATACTTTGCCTTGCTATACCTTGTTGCCTATCTGTTTGCTTGGAATGGTGGTGGTACGAGCTTATGATAGTCCTTTCAGGACTTTTTATCAATGCCCCAGAAGCAGTCGCTACAATGGGAATCCTAATACAAGCCACTTCACTCACCTATATCTTCCCTTCGTCTTTGAGTCTAGCAGTCTCGACACGGGTTGGTAATGAGTTGGGAGCCAACCAGCCAAGTACGGCTAAAACCTCGTCCACGATCGCATTATCATGTGCTGTTTTATCTAGTTTCATGGCTATGTCATTCATGACAACAATGAGAAACGCTTGGGGACAAATTTTCACAAACGATAAAGCCATTTTGTCGTTGACAGCAATGGTGATGCCAGTGGCAGGGCTTTGTGAGCTAGGGAACTGTCCACAAACCACCGGTTGTGGCGTTCTGAGAGGGAGTGCAAGGCCGACATTGGGTGCCAACATAAATTTAGGATCCTTCTATGGTGTTGGATTGCCAATTGCAGTTGTAATGGGATTTGTGATGGATATAGGGTTGTTAGGCCTTTGGTTGGGATTATTGGCAGCACAAGTTGTATGTGCCATTGTCATGGTCATAGTGGTGGCTAGAACAGATTGGTTTGTCCAAGCAAAAAGAGCCGAACAACTGACTGGTATTAATGCATTAGTGGAAGAGGATCAAAGCAAAATCCAGGGTTTAATATCAGTAATGCTTGTGAATTAG
- the LOC105803908 gene encoding calmodulin-like protein 30: MSKLSFIEFKYGAFPRKLSRKPTTQLSINKDSLKSNVSSRTYQPNVEEMKWVFDKFDTNKDGKISKEEYKSALKVLGKGMTGAEVTKAFTAIDTDGDGFIDYKEFMEMMQNMGEGINVNDIQSAFRVYDLDGNGKISAEELMAVLKKMGERCNLETCRKMIRGVDADGDGLIDITDFTTMMTRTMKVCQR, encoded by the coding sequence ATGTCAAAACTGAGTTTTATCGAGTTCAAATATGGAGCATTCCCAAGGAAGTTGTCAAGGAAACCGACAACACAGTTGAGCATCAACAAGGACAGCCTAAAGTCGAAcgtgtcttcaagaacttaTCAGCCCAATGTGGAAGAAATGAAATGGGTGTTCGACAAATTCGACACCAACAAAGATGGTAAGATCTCCAAGGAAGAGTACAAGTCAGCTTTGAAAGTACTAGGCAAAGGAATGACGGGTGCCGAGGTGACCAAAGCATTTACCGCAATCGACACCGATGGAGATGGCTTCATCGACTACAAGGAGTTCATGGAGATGATGCAGAACATGGGAGAAGGGATCAATGTCAATGACATCCAAAGTGCATTTCGGGTGTATGATTTGGACGGAAACGGGAAAATCAGCGCCGAAGAATTGATGGCGGTGCTTAAGAAGATGGGAGAGAGGTGTAATCTGGAAACTTGTCGGAAAATGATTCGAGGGGTGGATGCTGATGGAGATGGCTTGATTGACATAACCGACTTCACCACCATGATGACTCGCACCATGAAAGTATGTCAGAGATAA